The Microbacterium limosum genome contains a region encoding:
- a CDS encoding ribonuclease HII, whose product MTVAVPTLTRERRLLREYPLVIACDEVGRGALAGPVAVGATAIDAAASRRRMPEGLRDSKLIPEARRAAVATRAAAWVCASAVGWSSPEEVDDVGIVRALGLAAIRALDGLRAQGVAAGEAIVLLDGNHDYITPAGATGLTVMPVVKGDRDCASASAASVIAKVARDALMVDLHPQHPPYNWLRNKGYASPDHRMAITEHGLSPHHRASWAIRPATLF is encoded by the coding sequence GTGACGGTCGCCGTCCCGACGCTGACACGCGAACGGCGTCTCCTGAGGGAGTACCCGCTCGTCATCGCGTGCGACGAGGTGGGCAGGGGAGCGCTCGCCGGTCCCGTCGCCGTCGGCGCGACGGCGATCGATGCGGCCGCGTCGCGCCGACGGATGCCGGAGGGGCTGCGCGATTCGAAGCTGATCCCCGAAGCCCGGCGAGCGGCCGTGGCGACGCGGGCGGCGGCGTGGGTCTGCGCATCCGCGGTCGGCTGGTCCAGCCCCGAAGAGGTCGACGACGTCGGGATCGTCCGCGCCCTGGGCCTCGCGGCGATCCGGGCGCTGGACGGGCTGCGCGCCCAGGGCGTCGCGGCCGGCGAGGCGATCGTGCTGCTCGACGGGAACCACGACTACATCACGCCGGCCGGAGCGACAGGGCTCACGGTCATGCCCGTGGTGAAGGGCGACCGCGACTGCGCGAGCGCCTCCGCGGCATCCGTCATCGCCAAGGTCGCCCGCGACGCGCTCATGGTCGACCTCCACCCGCAGCACCCGCCCTACAACTGGCTGCGGAACAAGGGCTACGCCAGCCCCGACCATCGGATGGCGATCACCGAGCATGGACTGAGCCCCCACCACCGCGCGTCGTGGGCGATCCGGCCCGCCACGCTGTTCTGA